The Neorhodopirellula lusitana DNA window CTGAGACGCCGAACTCCCGTTCGCCAAGCGGAGTCCGGCGATCAAATACGACTGCCGAATCGCACAGCGGGCAATAGGTCACAGCGATCGGAAGCTCGCCGATGCGATCGTTAATGATCTCGTGATAGTTCAAAATTGCGAGCGGATAGGCACGCGATTCACCACCGGACTCAACGCCAATCACTCGATCGCCGGCTCGCAAGTAAGTCGCTTCCGCGGCCGAAATCATCGTTGGATTCGACAGAGAAGGAATACCGTCTTTGGGAGGGCCACCGGAGCGAATCTCTTGGACGGGAATGGTTGCTTGTCTCAAATCAAAACCGATACCGCCTTGACCTCGAAGCTGCACCGATTGGACGACTAGCTGATCGCTGGTAGGACGATCAACGTGACGCTGCAGCGACCATGGCACTGCAATCGTTAACGGAATTAAAAGCAGCAGACTGCGGGTCAGTCCGGACTGAATACCCATTTCGGATCAACTCCCTTTCGATGAATTAAGATGCCTGAGTGAGCGGCATGACAATCAACGTAGTCTAGGCTTCCAGCCTGGGTTTTGATGAGGTCCCAGGCTGGAAGCTTAGGCTACGCAAGGATCAGGAACGTCCACTGTGGTTAACGGTGCAGCGTACCCGCCACGCGATTCGCTTTGCGCATGGGCATCACTGCAGAGTGAGCCAATCAAAGATACGAACACAACACTTGCAAAACAGTTCGTAACAATCTTCATCGTGGGAGCCTCTTGATCGAGTGGGCATGGGAAGCCAATGCGTTCCCAGCATGTTAAGCGGCTCGCATTCTGGTCTGACACGATTGGCGAAGTTGTGAGTGATCTCACAGACGAAAAAAGTTTTCCCGGCGATAATTTGGGGAGTAAGGAAACGCAGTGGCTTCCGTCAACCCACTGGAGTCAAAAACCTTTCCATCACTCACATCTTCAAAGAGAGACACGATGAAACGCTTCCATTCCCAAGCACGCCTGTTGGTCACACGCTCCTTTGCGATCGCGACGGCCACACTCCTGCTCGGTTCGTTCCTCGCAACCGCTGTTCATGCTCAATCAGGCACGCGAACCCAACCATCACCTCGCCCGTCAACCACTTCGCAAGGTAGCGGCACGAAAACCGCACCCAGTGCGGTAGGGCTCCAGGGTTATTGTCCTGTTTGCATCATCAAGATGAAAAAATGGATCAAGGGCGATGCCCAACATTCTGCACAGTACGATGGCAAAACGTACTTATTCCCAGGCGCTGAACAGAAGCAGATGTTCCTGAGCGACCCAACAAAATACACTCCCATTCTTGGTGGCGATTGCGTCGTCGCCTTGGTAGAGATGGGAAAACGAGTCCCCGGAAGTCTTCAGTTTGCGGAATTGCACGAAGACCACCTGTATCTCTTCGCAAACGAGAAAGCGAAGGGCATGTTTCAATCCAACAAGGAAAAATATGCTCACGCGGACATTGCACTGGGTGGCAAGTGCACGGTTTGTCGAGTCGAAATGAACAAGGACGTCGATGGCGTGCCCCAGTTCGCCAGCTCATACAAAGGCATGCGATACCTGTTCCCAGGCCAAGAACAACAGCAGATGTTCAACCAGAACCCGAGCAAGTACGAAGTGACCAAGTAGGCATCTAGCGAGACACTTGAATGGTCCTCAATGGACTATTGGGCTGCGTTGCGTCGACCAGCAAGTGTGGCATGAATCTTGGTCATGAGGCTGGATCCTTTAACACGCCATCTCGCAGGTGTCGGCTGATTGCGGGATGAGCTTGGGCGAGAGTGGTCCTGTTGGCAGTTGTGGATTTCCCCGAATTCTTCAACTCGCCAACAGGACAATCGGTGACAAGTCTCGTAAAAACCTGGCAGGCCAAAGAATTTACTTGGGTGGTTTCGAGATGGCAGCTTTATCAGTATCCCGATTGACTTGTGGTTCAGGCTGACGCTGTTGACGTTCTCGAAAGACTGTTTGACCGAACGGTTTGCGGAAGAGCCTGCATTTCTGCGATCTTAAGTACAGCGGAAGCAACAGTCTTCGTGAAGATTCACTATTGTTCGGTCTGTGTGCTTGAGAAGTTGAAGCCTATTCACTCAAGTCGATTTCGTCGCGATTTGACTTCATCTGCACCAGCAAACATCTGCGCCGGCAAACATCTGGAAGGACTTTTCAAAGCCGAGGGTCCCCAGATTGTGCCCCCGAGCAGTTTGGAGTGCACAGCGGAGGGCACATCTATAGCTATGCCTGATTCATCAGGATGCCATCGGGGCACGAAAAAACCCGCTAAAACCGGAGTTTTGCGGGCTGCTGATTCGTCTGGATTATCGCGTGAGTACACCCGGAGGGATTCGAACCCCCAACCCTCGGTTCCGAAGACCGATGCTCTATCCAGTTGAGCTACGGATGCGTGTGCTGATTGAGGTGCTGTGGTGAAACCAAAACTGGTTTAACCACTTCTTAACCATGCCAAGTCGTTATCGGCATTCCCTCAACCGTTCTTGAATTATGCCTACCGGTTCCGTTCTTGGCAAGCGGGAGCCAGGATAGTGCGGAAGCCGTTTTGTTTGGCTTGATGCGGTGTGCTGTGGTGGCCTGTTTCGGTGGCTTGCATCGGACGTTTGACCAACGCCAGTGGGGCTGGTTCGTGTGATGGGCGTGTTGGCGGCCGCTTGAATTATCCTCTCTCTTATCTGACCCGTTTGCTGAATCCTTTTTATGGCTGATCCAATTTCTTTGACGCGACTCAGCTTCGCGTTGATCCCGGTGGTGGGGTTGCTGTTGTACTTGGCGGTGTTGGGTTACGCGGTTCGTGGTTCGCTCCACGGTCTCGCTCGCATGTTGATCCAGTTGTCGTTGGTCGGGTACCTGTTGGTGTTCCTGTTCGAATCCGATCAAGCTTGGATCGTCTTGTTGGCTCTGACAGTGATGATGTTGGCTGCTTCGCTGATCGCGGTGCGGACCTCCACTCAAAATTCTTGGCGGCGGTACGTGCACGTTTGGATTTCAATCTTGGTGGGCGGCGGGGGGACTCTGGCGATCGTGACTCAAGGTGTTTTGGAGGTAACGCCTTGGTACAGCCCGCGGGTGGTGATCCCGTTGGCTGGGATGACGTTTTCGAACTGCATGAACGCATTGTCACTGGCAATTGAAAGGCTGGAGGCCAGTGAGAAGGCTATCGAAAAAGCCAGTGAGAAAGAAAAAGCCAGTGAGAAAGTTGCGGAGAAGCCCGGTGCCCGCACCGGTTCGGAAACGCATGGGGTAGTCGGTAACGGGGGTTTAGGAAATGAGGGCATGCGGCAGGATACCGCAGAGGTGACCTGCGAAGACAGCCTTTCGTCGGAAGGGAGCTACGCCGGACGCACGGTAGATCAGGAAGTTGAAGGTCAACGAGTTGCCGATGGGGCGGCCGGGCAGCGTGCCCGTGAGGCCGTGTCGGTGGCGTTGATTCCGATCACCAACAGTCTGTTTGCGGTGGGTGTCGTTTCGATTCCTGGGATGATGACCGGGCAGGTTTTAGCGGGTGTTTCGCCACTGATTGCGGCTCGGTACCAAATCATGATTATGTGCTTGGTTTTTGCCTCCGCAGGCTGGTCTCTGATGGTGTTCATGTGGCTGCGCCGCACTGGGACTCCCCCGACAGAGCGGATCGCTTAGCATTGACACGCGGAGGCTGGTTCGATAGCCTTCCTTCACATGACTTCAGGCACACTTACGTTGGCCCGGGCCCTATTTGGTTCGGGCTGTTTTTTTGGCGGATGCCAGCATTCTGCCCTAATCATTCCTGCTGTCATGCTTTTATCGTAACCCCTGACTTCTCTCTCCTTTGCACCTCTTGGTCGCCATGAACCCGCAAGACATTTTGCGTTACGTCGATTCACTCCATCGCGACAAGAACATCGATACCGAGTTGCTTTTTCAAGCGATTGAGTCCGCTCTTCAGAGTGCTGCGCGGAAGCAGTACGGGGAAGAATCGGACGTGCTGGTAGCGATCGATCGTGAAAACGGACGGATCTCGGCAACGTTGGAAGGCGAGCCTCTTGGCGACGACCAGATTGGTCGTATCGGCGCTCAGACGGCGAAACAGGTCATTATCCAGAAAGTTCGCGAAGCCGAACGTGACGCGTTGATGATCGAGTATCGCGATCAAATCGGCGAGATCGTTAGCGGCATGATTGGCCGGGCTGACGGTGGTGTGGCGACCGTGAACCTGGGCAACGTGGAAGCGATTTTGCCACGCAGTGAGCAGATTCCGGGTGAGAGCCTGCATGCGAACGAACGCGTTCGCGCGATTGTGTACGAAGTGCGTCCATCGGGAGGCAATCGGGTGCGAGTGGTCTTGAGCCGAACTCGTCCGCAATTTGTGCAGCAACTGTTTGAACAAGAAATTCCTGAGTTGACCGACGGCGTGATCGCAATCAAGTCGATTTCTCGGGAGCCAGGCTACCGAAGTAAGGTCGCCGTCAGCAGTGAAGACCAGCAGATCGATCCGATTAGCGTTTGCGTTGGCTATCGTGGCAGTCGGATCAAGGCGGTTCGTGAAGAATTGGCCGGCGAACACATCGATGTGGTTCGCTACGACAGCGACCCGGAAATTTTGATCCCCAATGCACTTCAGCCTGCTGAAGTGGATCAAGTGTTGCTGTGTGACATGATTGGTCGGGCGATCGTCTTGGTGAAGGAAGATCAGCTTTCACTGGCGATCGGTCGTCGCGGCCAGAACGTCCGTTTGGCGAGTAAGCTTTGCGGCTGGGATATTGAGATCATGACCGGCGGCGAACTGGAAGAGCAGATCGAGCGTGCGGTCGGGGGCTTCAGTCAGATCCCAGGCATCACTGAAGAGATCGCTCAATCGCTCGTTGAACAGGGCTATTTGTCGTACGATGACCTCTCGGTGATCGAGCCAGACCAGTTCATGGAGATGAGCGGTCTGACCGAAGAACAGGTCGATCAGGTTGTCGAGATCGCCGAGCGGAACGCGGAAGACGCTGAGCGAGCCGCGGCGGAAGAACGCCGGGTTCGACGAGATAAAGAGAAGTTGGATCGTGACCGCGCCGAAATTGAATCGAAGCTAGAGCCGGCTGCCCCATCTGAAACAACTGAGTCTGAAGCAGCTGACGCGGAAGTCTCGGCCGAAGCTGTTGCTGAAGTGGCCGTTGAAGAAGCTGCTGAAGAAGTCAGTGAAGAGTCTGGTGAGCCAGT harbors:
- a CDS encoding ABC transporter permease, with the protein product MADPISLTRLSFALIPVVGLLLYLAVLGYAVRGSLHGLARMLIQLSLVGYLLVFLFESDQAWIVLLALTVMMLAASLIAVRTSTQNSWRRYVHVWISILVGGGGTLAIVTQGVLEVTPWYSPRVVIPLAGMTFSNCMNALSLAIERLEASEKAIEKASEKEKASEKVAEKPGARTGSETHGVVGNGGLGNEGMRQDTAEVTCEDSLSSEGSYAGRTVDQEVEGQRVADGAAGQRAREAVSVALIPITNSLFAVGVVSIPGMMTGQVLAGVSPLIAARYQIMIMCLVFASAGWSLMVFMWLRRTGTPPTERIA
- the nusA gene encoding transcription termination factor NusA encodes the protein MNPQDILRYVDSLHRDKNIDTELLFQAIESALQSAARKQYGEESDVLVAIDRENGRISATLEGEPLGDDQIGRIGAQTAKQVIIQKVREAERDALMIEYRDQIGEIVSGMIGRADGGVATVNLGNVEAILPRSEQIPGESLHANERVRAIVYEVRPSGGNRVRVVLSRTRPQFVQQLFEQEIPELTDGVIAIKSISREPGYRSKVAVSSEDQQIDPISVCVGYRGSRIKAVREELAGEHIDVVRYDSDPEILIPNALQPAEVDQVLLCDMIGRAIVLVKEDQLSLAIGRRGQNVRLASKLCGWDIEIMTGGELEEQIERAVGGFSQIPGITEEIAQSLVEQGYLSYDDLSVIEPDQFMEMSGLTEEQVDQVVEIAERNAEDAERAAAEERRVRRDKEKLDRDRAEIESKLEPAAPSETTESEAADAEVSAEAVAEVAVEEAAEEVSEESGEPVAAVESEESAEAEVPAADAESPSVDEGVVAEAEPEQGDAESNEEIVAEKDSNGNV